The proteins below are encoded in one region of Haladaptatus sp. R4:
- a CDS encoding 30S ribosomal protein S19e: protein MTTLYDVPADALIDALADDLEERFDRPDWAEFTKTGAQRELPPEQENFWHIRAGSLLRKVAMNGPIGVERLSTEYGGSKGGSNRYAVAPSHRSDGSKKVIRTILQQLEEEDLIQSNEHRGREITADGRSLLDDTAGEVLSDLDRPELERYA, encoded by the coding sequence ATGACGACGCTCTACGACGTTCCGGCGGATGCGCTTATCGACGCGCTCGCCGACGACCTCGAAGAACGATTCGACCGACCGGACTGGGCAGAATTCACGAAGACGGGTGCTCAGCGCGAACTGCCTCCGGAACAGGAGAACTTCTGGCACATCCGCGCCGGAAGCCTCCTTCGCAAGGTCGCCATGAACGGCCCCATCGGTGTCGAGCGACTTTCGACCGAATACGGCGGCAGCAAGGGCGGTTCGAACCGCTACGCCGTCGCTCCGAGCCACCGATCGGACGGCAGCAAGAAGGTCATCCGAACCATCCTCCAGCAACTCGAAGAGGAAGACCTCATCCAGTCCAACGAACACCGCGGCCGCGAAATCACGGCTGACGGTCGAAGCCTTCTCGACGACACCGCCGGTGAAGTCCTCTCCGACCTCGACCGACCGGAACTCGAACGCTACGCCTGA